The Gemmatimonadales bacterium genome has a window encoding:
- a CDS encoding STAS/SEC14 domain-containing protein, producing the protein MIVTEEQSDRLKVHVYGELTLADYRELEKAVTGGLKTAPKVRLLMDLAKMSGFTVDVAWEDIRFTRAHAHDFRRIAVVTDNRWLSWVGWLSAAFTDAEVETFEAMADAETWLAA; encoded by the coding sequence ATGATTGTCACCGAAGAACAGAGCGACCGCCTCAAAGTGCACGTATACGGCGAACTGACGCTCGCGGATTACCGCGAACTCGAGAAGGCCGTGACCGGCGGCCTCAAGACCGCGCCCAAGGTGCGGCTGCTGATGGATCTCGCGAAGATGTCCGGTTTCACCGTGGACGTGGCCTGGGAAGACATCCGCTTCACGCGCGCGCATGCACACGATTTCCGGCGCATCGCCGTGGTCACCGACAACCGGTGGCTCAGTTGGGTTGGCTGGTTGTCGGCGGCGTTCACCGACGCCGAGGTCGAAACCTTCGAGGCCATGGCGGACGCCGAGACCTGGCTCGCCGCCTAG
- a CDS encoding rhodanese-like domain-containing protein: EYVGEPKKPRTGHIPGARFWPWDLAVDFDHGFVRRDEAVLKKSLGQVGADPNVPVIAYCRSGHRAAHAYLTLRNLGYENVKVYANSMNEYVATRAAPLKQGKAP; this comes from the coding sequence GAATACGTCGGCGAACCGAAGAAGCCACGCACCGGCCACATTCCCGGCGCGCGCTTCTGGCCCTGGGACCTGGCGGTGGATTTCGATCACGGTTTCGTGCGCCGCGACGAGGCGGTGCTGAAGAAAAGTCTGGGACAGGTCGGTGCCGACCCGAACGTACCGGTGATCGCCTATTGCCGCTCGGGGCACCGTGCCGCGCACGCCTACCTGACGCTGCGCAACCTCGGTTACGAGAACGTGAAGGTTTACGCCAACTCGATGAACGAATACGTCGCGACGCGCGCCGCGCCGCTGAAGCAGGGCAAGGCGCCGTGA